One segment of Drosophila mauritiana strain mau12 chromosome 3R, ASM438214v1, whole genome shotgun sequence DNA contains the following:
- the LOC117145955 gene encoding MAP/microtubule affinity-regulating kinase 4, with translation MSVDNSLGILDLSSGKESEKTAMTAANKENDPDSHFTGTIVTTGATAQPATPTTSNATALPATPTVPAGQDLGDGACSSKNTDSKFQSYVNGNGNGVYKIIKTLGKGNFAKVKLAIHVPTGREVAIKVIDKTQLNTSARQKLYREVKIMKLLNHPNIVRLFQVIESERTLYLVMEYASRGELFDHLVKNGRMRERDARVIFRQLVSAIQYCHSKFVVHRDLKAENLLLDQHMNIKIADFGFGNTFDPNAQLETFCGSPPYAAPELFMGRKYAGPEVDAWSLGVVLYTLVSGSLPFDGGTLKELRERVLRGKYRVPYYISMDCENLMRKFLVLNPAKRTSLSAVMSDKWINLGHDESDRLRPFREKPMELQDAARFDLLTSMGHKRRDVEQSVKGQLFDDIYCTYMLLGVAKPRSSNRSTKPEAIPTVDLTTPAISSPLPNITTPTVTIAHVTLALDKNPPIHSSSASSRPIAPRLANTPNTPTSTPPTGPPAKPTRRTPARTPARKATNHTNGQGRPEPSSLPHTPQSKRASANMDVKPTLLSAQRQLAQTQKLANTPPRFQYPVAQTPNQAQGSSRRPTTLYEKAEPAVTPLLVPKSPAMGGRLLERIPGAGAVEKTSDKPFTRHNVARATFHFGQARSGKRGGGSGNGAGGEEDSYQTPPLSADDTKPASRVGFFSKLTARFGRRVIHLNEKDVTEQRKNLTK, from the coding sequence ATGTCCGTGGACAACAGCTTGGGAATTCTAGATCTGTCTTCGGGTAAGGAGAGTGAGAAAACAGCAATGACAGCAGCAAACAAGGAGAACGATCCGGATTCCCATTTCACGGGTACTATTGTCACCACTGGCGCCACTGCTCagccagccacgcccactaccTCAAATGCCACCGCGCTACCAGCCACGCCTACTGTGCCAGCTGGCCAGGATTTGGGCGACGGTGCCTGTAGTAGTAAAAATACGGATTCCAAGTTTCAATCGTACGtaaatggcaatggcaatggtgTGTACAAGATCATCAAGACACTCGGCAAGGGAAACTTTGCCAAGGTCAAGCTGGCGATTCATGTGCCCACCGGTCGGGAAGTGGCCATCAAGGTGATCGATAAGACGCAGCTCAATACGAGTGCACGCCAGAAGCTGTACCGCGAGGTGAAGATCATGAAACTGCTGAACCACCCGAACATCGTGCGCCTCTTCCAAGTCATCGAGTCGGAGAGGACACTCTACCTGGTGATGGAGTACGCGAGTCGTGGCGAGCTATTCGACCACCTGGTGAAGAATGGTAGGATGCGGGAGCGGGATGCTAGAGTGATCTTCCGGCAGTTGGTGTCCGCCATTCAGTACTGCCATAGCAAGTTTGTGGTGCATCGGGATCTGAAGGCGGAGAACCTGTTGCTGGACCAGCATATGAACATTAAAATCGCGGACTTCGGTTTCGGCAACACCTTCGATCCCAACGCCCAGCTGGAAACGTTCTGCGGGAGTCCACCATATGCTGCCCCTGAACTTTTCATGGGCAGGAAGTACGCCGGACCGGAGGTGGACGCCTGGTCGCTAGGAGTGGTGCTGTACACCCTCGTCAGCGGTTCGCTGCCCTTTGATGGAGGCACCCTAAAGGAGTTGCGGGAAAGAGTCCTGCGGGGCAAGTACCGTGTGCCCTACTACATATCCATGGACTGCGAAAACCTAATGAGAAAATTCTTGGTCCTAAATCCCGCCAAGCGAACTTCGCTTTCGGCTGTGATGTCAGATAAGTGGATAAATCTGGGCCACGATGAATCCGATCGATTGCGTCCGTTTCGTGAGAAGCCCATGGAGCTGCAGGATGCAGCCCGGTTCGATTTACTGACGAGCATGGGCCACAAGCGCCGGGATGTGGAGCAGTCTGTGAAGGGGCAACTGTTCGACGACATCTACTGCACATACATGCTCCTGGGCGTTGCCAAGCCGCGCTCCTCAAACCGCAGTACGAAACCGGAGGCTATACCAACAGTGGATTTAACCACTCCAGCTATCAGTAGCCCGCTTCCCAATATCACCACGCCCACTGTTACCATAGCTCATGTCACGCTAGCTCTGGACAAGAATCCGCCCATCCACTCCTCCTCAGCCTCGAGTAGACCCATTGCGCCGCGTTTGGCAAATACACCCAATACACCGACTTCAACGCCACCAACGGGACCGCCTGCCAAGCCCACAAGACGCACTCCAGCCAGGACACCAGCCCGCAAGGCCACCAACCATACGAACGGCCAAGGACGTCCGGAGCCTTCGAGTCTTCCGCATACTCCGCAGTCAAAGAGAGCCAGTGCCAACATGGATGTGAAGCCCACGCTGCTGAGTGCCCAGCGACAGTTGGCCCAGACCCAAAAGCTGGCCAACACTCCTCCGCGCTTCCAGTACCCCGTTGCCCAAACTCCGAATCAAGCTCAGGGATCCTCCAGGCGGCCCACGACCCTGTACGAGAAAGCGGAACCTGCAGTCACTCCACTTCTGGTGCCCAAGTCGCCGGCCATGGGTGGTCGACTGCTAGAACGGATTCCCGGAGCTGGAGCCGTGGAAAAGACCTCCGACAAGCCCTTCACCCGACACAATGTTGCGCGGGCCACTTTTCACTTCGGCCAGGCGCGCAGTGGCAAACGGGGCGGTGGATCTGGAAATGGCGCAGGCGGAGAGGAGGACAGCTATCAGACGCCACCCTTATCTGCGGACGACACCAAGCCCGCCTCGCGGGTAGGTTTCTTCTCCAAGCTGACCGCACGCTTCGGCCGAAGGGTAATCCACTTGAACGAAAAAGATGTCACCGAGCAGCGCAAGAACCTCACCAAATAG
- the LOC117145957 gene encoding MAP/microtubule affinity-regulating kinase 3 — MPGGLGQCQGDRVIQKVIQSALPDNSNDIKSIYKLSKSVYLTSVRRTLCCLYALILPEMTAANTDKTTDKENDPGPHTSISTTATPPSAAAQDVGGCVGRSGGTSSPKFQSYVNGNGYGVYKIIKTLGKGNFAKVKLAIHLPTGREVAIKLIDKTTLNTIARQKLYREVNIMKILNHPNIVRLFQVIESERTLYLVMEYVSGGELFNYLVKNGRMRERDARVLFRQLVSAIEYCHSKSIVHRDLKAENLLLDQHMKLKIADFGFSTTFEPKAPLETFCGSPPYAAPELFRGKKYSGPEVDSWSLGVVLYTLVSGSLPFDGTNLKELRDRVIRGKYRVPYYVSIECERLIRKFLVLNPTQRTSLSAVMADRWINMGYEQGNGLRPFQEKPIDIHDVNRLNLLSKMGHKPRDVEQSLKNQKFDDIYCTYMLLDVANPPLTACSEKWGSPFRKTPTATPGSSRIPVPIASPNVTISHVTFSLDKSSPNKPGATSIRPMAPRLANALTPPLLTPPPKKYICCSASKATNPRRSEPSSTPQPVMPKKGVGAPVDVKTTLLSAQRKLAVNQKLNSASHQIRSPVTQSPSQASGCTRTPPTHFEMVDSTSTPLKVLKLASNIQTPPSTENTNRPPRLGFFSKLSARFVRRSLHKGEKDIGEQSRNVTK, encoded by the coding sequence ATGCCAGGTGGTTTGGGGCAATGTCAAGGTGATAGAGTGATACAGAAAGTGATACAGTCGGCCTTGCCCGACAATTCTAACGATATTAAGTCCATCTACAAACTCAGCAAATCAGTTTATCTTACAAGTGTGCGGCGAACGCTTTGCTGCCTTTACGCTTTAATCCTACCAGAAATGACGGCAGCAAACACGGACAAAACGACCGACAAGGAGAACGATCCCGGTCCCCATACATCGATATCCACTaccgccacgcccccttctgCAGCTGCCCAGGATGTGGGGGGATGTGTTGGGCGCAGTGGAGGGACATCGAGCCCTAAGTTTCAGTCGTATGTAAATGGCAATGGCTACGGAGTGTACAAGATAATCAAGACCCTTGGGAAGGGCAATTTCGCGAAAGTCAAATTGGCGATTCATCTGCCCACCGGTCGAGAAGTGGCCATTAAGCTGATCGATAAAACCACGTTAAATACGATTGCTCGGCAGAAGTTGTACCGAGAGGTCAATATAATGAAAATTCTCAACCACCCGAATATTGTGCGCCTCTTCCAAGTTATCGAGTCGGAAAGGACCCTCTACTTGGTAATGGAGTACGTCAGCGGGGGAGAACTCTTCAATTATCTGGTCAAAAACGGAAGAATGCGGGAGCGAGATGCCAGGGTGCTCTTCCGCCAGTTGGTGTCTGCTATTGAATACTGTCACAGCAAGTCGATTGTGCATCGGGATCTAAAGGCGGAGAACTTGTTGTTGGACCAGCATATGAAATTGAAGATCGCTGACTTTGGTTTCAGCACCACGTTTGAACCAAAAGCGCCACTGGAAACGTTCTGCGGAAGTCCACCGTATGCCGCCCCTGAACTGTTCAGAGGAAAGAAGTACTCTGGACCGGAGGTGGACTCTTGGTCACTGGGTGTGGTGCTGTACACCTTGGTGAGTGGTTCCCTACCCTTCGATGGAACCAATCTGAAGGAGCTACGCGACCGAGTTATACGTGGCAAGTATCGTGTTCCGTATTACGTCTCCATTGAATGTGAGCGTCTTATTAGGAAGTTCCTCGTTCTAAATCCAACGCAACGTACTAGTTTATCGGCTGTCATGGCGGATCGCTGGATCAACATGGGCTACGAGCAAGGTAACGGATTGAGGCCGTTTCAGGAGAAGcctatagatatacatgatGTAAATCGATTGAATTTGCTGTCGAAAATGGGTCACAAGCCTCGTGATGTCGAGCAGTCGCTGAAGAACCAGAAGTTCGACGACATCTATTGCACCTATATGCTCCTGGATGTTGCTAACCCACCCTTAACAGCCTGCAGCGAGAAATGGGGATCACCTTTTAGGAAAACTCCTACGGCTACGCCAGGCAGCAGTCGGATTCCTGTTCCTATAGCTTCTCCCAATGTTACTATAAGCCATGTGACCTTTTCACTGGACAAGAGTTCACCGAATAAGCCTGGCGCCACTTCCATTCGTCCCATGGCTCCGCGCTTGGCAAATGCCCTCACTCCGCCACTATTGACACCACCGCCCAAAAAATATATCTGCTGCTCGGCGAGCAAGGCCACCAATCCAAGACGTTCCGAGCCGTCCAGTACCCCACAACCTGTGATGCCCAAGAAAGGAGTCGGCGCTCCAGTGGATGTGAAGACAACTTTACTGAGTGCCCAACGAAAGTTGGCTGTAAACCAAAAGCTGAACAGCGCATCACACCAAATTCGGAGTCCCGTTACGCAGTCCCCAAGTCAAGCTTCAGGATGCACCAGAACACCACCGACTCATTTCGAAATGGTGGACTCGACCAGCACTCCCCTAAAGGTGCTTAAATTGGCATCCAACATCCAGACTCCACCCTCCACCGAAAACACAAATCGCCCCCCGCGATTGGGCTTCTTCTCTAAGCTCTCCGCACGCTTTGTTCGAAGATCACTCCACAAGGGCGAAAAGGACATCGGCGAGCAGAGCAGGAACGTCACCAAATAG